From Thermomicrobiales bacterium, the proteins below share one genomic window:
- a CDS encoding SH3 domain-containing protein, whose translation MRRLGVQNRVGVVLLAALIAIMGVSTGWSASSVSAQDEAVEAAAITPGTDAMVLNGPLNQRATPSTSGTIVQVLSTGTLVQVISGPTAANGYNWWYVTANSTNGYVAGEFLGEVGFIIGDDVVVTSNNVNIRSGPGTTYSIIDQLDTGALAEVIGGPQTANGYTWYQIQYATSLTGWIAGLYLDLSSTPPPSGAFGVQSWILVNDPPVNMRSGAGTSFPVVMTLNIYQAVRVTGVPTTSGGYTWYPVRTAGGTTGYVAGSFFQGGLYLGDYAVVSDGPANIRATASSSGTIIGSAPQGATVFIANNTPVYSGGQSWFRVTYNGTTGWTAGSLLSPE comes from the coding sequence ATGCGGAGACTTGGGGTACAGAATCGCGTGGGCGTCGTGCTGTTGGCAGCGCTCATCGCGATCATGGGGGTATCGACGGGCTGGAGCGCGAGCTCGGTAAGCGCGCAGGATGAGGCGGTCGAAGCCGCGGCGATCACGCCGGGAACGGACGCCATGGTGCTCAACGGGCCGCTCAATCAACGAGCGACGCCAAGCACAAGCGGAACCATCGTGCAGGTGCTCTCCACGGGCACGCTCGTCCAGGTCATCAGCGGCCCCACCGCCGCCAATGGTTACAACTGGTGGTATGTCACTGCCAACAGCACCAACGGCTATGTCGCCGGTGAGTTCCTCGGCGAAGTGGGGTTCATCATTGGCGACGATGTGGTGGTCACGTCGAACAACGTGAACATCCGCAGTGGCCCGGGAACCACGTATTCGATCATCGATCAGTTGGACACCGGGGCATTGGCTGAGGTCATCGGAGGACCCCAGACTGCAAATGGCTACACCTGGTACCAGATCCAGTACGCCACATCGCTGACCGGCTGGATCGCGGGACTCTATCTCGATCTTTCCAGCACACCGCCGCCGTCTGGCGCATTTGGCGTGCAGTCCTGGATTCTGGTCAACGATCCTCCGGTGAACATGCGCTCGGGCGCTGGCACGAGTTTCCCGGTGGTCATGACCCTGAACATCTATCAGGCGGTCCGCGTGACTGGCGTTCCGACCACATCGGGCGGTTATACCTGGTACCCGGTGCGCACCGCCGGCGGCACGACCGGATACGTGGCCGGCTCCTTCTTCCAGGGCGGTCTCTATCTTGGCGACTACGCTGTCGTGTCGGACGGTCCGGCGAACATTCGCGCGACCGCCAGCAGCAGCGGCACCATCATCGGCAGCGCTCCGCAGGGCGCGACGGTCTTCATCGCCAACAACACGCCGGTCTACTCCGGTGGGCAGTCGTGGTTCCGGGTGACCTACAACGGCACCACCGGTTGGACAGCAGGGTCTCTGCTCTCGCCGGAGTAA
- a CDS encoding response regulator transcription factor — protein sequence MNQQPVFRSGLRMAVEAAGGFLVVGEASSGYRAMQEAERTKPSLMLVDVDLAGMSGYAIVAALLRAAPGRSAVLLSEDVDHDVYDRALACGAAGAVSSRLSADQLARALRRVARSQPLFWEPETPPARPNPRIRGGMAPPGLTLRELEVLDCVAQGFSNREIADALFVNEQTVKNHMTSIFRKLDVDDRVQALLLSIKRGWVDFSAG from the coding sequence GTGAATCAACAACCAGTCTTCCGATCTGGTCTCCGGATGGCGGTAGAAGCCGCCGGTGGCTTTCTCGTGGTGGGGGAGGCGTCGAGTGGCTACCGGGCCATGCAAGAGGCGGAACGCACCAAACCGAGCCTGATGCTCGTAGATGTCGATCTGGCCGGCATGAGCGGCTATGCCATCGTGGCCGCGTTGCTCCGCGCCGCGCCCGGGAGGTCAGCTGTGCTCCTCTCGGAGGATGTCGATCATGATGTCTATGATCGCGCTCTGGCGTGCGGCGCGGCCGGAGCGGTCTCGAGCCGTCTGTCAGCCGATCAGTTGGCGCGCGCGTTGCGGCGGGTGGCGCGGTCGCAGCCGCTCTTCTGGGAGCCTGAGACGCCCCCGGCGCGGCCGAACCCACGAATTCGGGGAGGGATGGCGCCGCCGGGGCTGACGTTACGTGAGCTCGAGGTGCTCGATTGTGTCGCGCAGGGGTTCTCGAACAGAGAGATCGCGGACGCTTTGTTCGTCAACGAGCAGACGGTCAAGAATCACATGACGTCGATCTTTCGGAAGCTGGATGTCGATGACCGGGTGCAGGCGCTATTGCTTTCGATCAAGCGGGGGTGGGTCGACTTCAGTGCAGGGTAG